The Catellatospora citrea DNA segment CGACGCGTCGCGCCCGGTGGCCGAGCGGGTCGACGACCTGCTGGGCCGGATGACCCTCGACGAGAAGATCGGCCAGATGACGCAGGCCGAGCGGCGCGAGGTGACCACGGGCGACGTCACCACGTACGCCCTGGGCTCGCTGCTGTCCGGTGGCGGTTCGGTGCCCGCGGACAACACCCCGCAGGGCTGGGCCGACATGTACGACGGCTTCCAGACCGAGGCCCTGGCCACCCGGCTGCGCATCCCGATGATCTACGGCGTGGACGCCGTGCACGGGCACAACAACGTGAGCGGAGCGACGATCTTCCCGCACAACATCGGCCTCGGCGCGACCCGTGACCCGCAGCTCGTGCGCAAGATCGGCGAGGCGGTCGCCACCGAGGTCGTCGCGACCGGCCTGGACTGGGACTTCGCCCCGTGCCTGTGCGTAGCCCGCGACACCCGCTGGGGCCGCACCTACGAGTCGTTCGGCGAGGACCCGGAGATCGCCTCCTCGATGACCACGATCGTGACCGGGCTGCAGGGCGAGCAGCTGGGCGGCCCGAACTCGGTGCTGGCCACCGCCAAGCACTATGTCGGCGACGGCGGCACCCTCGGCGGCAAGGACCAGGGCGACGCGCAGATCTCCGAGGAGGAGCTGCGCAAGGTCCACCTGCCGCCGTTCCAGGCGGCCGTCAAGGCGGGCGTCGGCTCGGTCATGGTCTCGTTCAGCTCGTTCAACGGGGAGAAGCTGCACGGCCACCGGTACCTGCTCACCGACGTGCTCAAGGGCGAACTCGGCTTCACCGGCTTCGTGGTCTCCGACTGGAACGCCATCGACCAGATCGACGGGGTGCGGGACGCGTTCACCCCCGCGGAGGTCAGCACCGCGATCAACGCGGGCATCGACATGGTGATGGTGCCCGAGCGCTGGCGCGAGTTCATCGGCGTGCTGCGCGACGAGGTCAACGCGGGCACCGTGCCGATGAGCCGGATCGACGACGCCAACCGGCGCATCCTGACCAAGAAGTTCGAGCTCGGCATGTTCGAGCGCCCGTTGGCCGACCGCTCGCAGTTCGACCAGGTCGGGTCCGCCGCGCACCGGGAACTGGCCCGCCAGGCCGTACGCCGGTCGCAGGTGCTGCTGAAGAACGCCGGCGGCGTGCTGCCCCTGAAGCCGAAGACCGGCAAGGTCTTCGTGGCCGGGCGCAACGCCGACGACATCGGCAACCAGTCCGGCGGCTGGACCCTGACCTGGCAGGGCAAGTCGGGCCCGATCACCGAGGGCACCACCATCCTGCAGGGCATCAAGGAAGCCGTCGAGCCCGGCGGCACGGTCACCTACAGCGCCGACGGCTCCGGGCTGAACCGCGGCTACGACGTGGCGATCGCCGTGCTCGGCGAGACGCCGTATGCCGAGTACGAGGGCGACCGCCCGGACGGGGTCAAACTCGACAAGGTCGACCTGGACACCCTCGCGACCCTGCGCAAGGCGGGCGTGCCGGTGGTGGTGGTGCTGGTCTCCGGGCGTCCGGTCGACATCTCCGCACAGCTGCCGCAGGTGCAGGGGCTGGTGGCCGCGTGGCTGCCCGGCACCGAGGGCGCGGGCGTCGCCGACGTCCTGTTCGGGGCGTACGCGCCGACCGGCAAACTGCCCATGTCCTGGCCCGCGACCGCGGCCCAGGAGCCGATCAACACCGGAGACGAGAAGACACCCCTTTTCGCGTACGGCTACGGCCTGACCTACTGACGCTCGCCCGGCGATCTCGCACGCGACGCGGCACGTCTCAATCGGGCGTGTCGGCCACCAGCCGTGCGAGATCGCCGGGCCCGTCGTCGCCGTCGGGCCCACCGCCGTCGACCTCGCCCCCGGCGCT contains these protein-coding regions:
- a CDS encoding glycoside hydrolase family 3 protein, with translation MTTTVIAPPAAPPPPPSRRRRGRLLAAGLVLLLAASAAVYWLTRDTDDGGYDPDAPYLDASRPVAERVDDLLGRMTLDEKIGQMTQAERREVTTGDVTTYALGSLLSGGGSVPADNTPQGWADMYDGFQTEALATRLRIPMIYGVDAVHGHNNVSGATIFPHNIGLGATRDPQLVRKIGEAVATEVVATGLDWDFAPCLCVARDTRWGRTYESFGEDPEIASSMTTIVTGLQGEQLGGPNSVLATAKHYVGDGGTLGGKDQGDAQISEEELRKVHLPPFQAAVKAGVGSVMVSFSSFNGEKLHGHRYLLTDVLKGELGFTGFVVSDWNAIDQIDGVRDAFTPAEVSTAINAGIDMVMVPERWREFIGVLRDEVNAGTVPMSRIDDANRRILTKKFELGMFERPLADRSQFDQVGSAAHRELARQAVRRSQVLLKNAGGVLPLKPKTGKVFVAGRNADDIGNQSGGWTLTWQGKSGPITEGTTILQGIKEAVEPGGTVTYSADGSGLNRGYDVAIAVLGETPYAEYEGDRPDGVKLDKVDLDTLATLRKAGVPVVVVLVSGRPVDISAQLPQVQGLVAAWLPGTEGAGVADVLFGAYAPTGKLPMSWPATAAQEPINTGDEKTPLFAYGYGLTY